From the Polynucleobacter sp. MWH-UH35A genome, one window contains:
- the glnA gene encoding type I glutamate--ammonia ligase yields MTKTVADVMKLVKEKECTFVDFRFVDTKGKEQHTTVPISAFDEDKFESGHAFDGSSIAGWKGIEASDMLLKPDPTAAYIDPFYEEPTLVLTCDVIEPADGKGYDRDPRSIAKRAEAYLKSTGIGDAAYFGPEPEFFIFDGVRWGADMQGCFVKIDSEEAPWSSGAEIEGGNTGHRPGKKGGYFPVAPVDTFQDMRSEMCLILESLGIPVEVHHHEVAGQGQNELGTKFSTLVQRADWTIWQKYVIQNVAHAYGKTATFMPKPVVGDNGSGMHVHQSIWKNGENLFAGNGYAGLSEFALFYIGGIIKHAKALNAITNPGTNSYKRLVPGFEAPVKLAYSARNRSASIRIPHVPSPKGRRIETRFPDPLANPYLCFSALMMAGLDGVQNKIHPGEAADKNLYDLPPEEDAKIPTVCASLEEALDALRKDHEFLTRGGVFTESMIDAYINLKMEDVTRFRMTTHPIEFDMYYSL; encoded by the coding sequence ATGACGAAGACCGTCGCTGATGTGATGAAGTTAGTTAAAGAGAAAGAATGTACTTTCGTTGATTTCCGCTTTGTGGATACAAAGGGTAAAGAACAGCACACGACAGTTCCTATCTCTGCTTTTGACGAAGACAAGTTTGAGAGTGGTCATGCATTTGACGGCTCCTCTATCGCTGGCTGGAAGGGTATTGAAGCATCTGACATGCTGCTCAAACCAGATCCAACAGCTGCTTACATCGACCCATTCTATGAAGAGCCAACTTTGGTGTTGACTTGCGACGTAATCGAGCCAGCTGATGGCAAGGGTTATGACCGTGACCCACGTTCTATTGCTAAGCGCGCTGAAGCGTACTTAAAGAGCACAGGTATTGGTGATGCTGCTTACTTTGGCCCAGAGCCAGAGTTCTTTATTTTTGACGGCGTTCGTTGGGGCGCTGACATGCAGGGTTGCTTCGTGAAGATTGATTCCGAAGAGGCTCCATGGTCTTCAGGTGCTGAGATCGAAGGTGGCAATACTGGTCACCGTCCAGGTAAAAAAGGCGGCTACTTCCCAGTTGCTCCTGTAGATACATTCCAAGATATGCGCTCTGAAATGTGCTTGATTCTTGAATCATTGGGCATTCCAGTTGAAGTGCATCACCATGAAGTTGCTGGCCAAGGCCAAAACGAATTGGGCACTAAGTTCAGCACATTGGTACAGCGCGCTGACTGGACTATCTGGCAGAAATACGTCATTCAAAACGTTGCTCATGCTTACGGCAAAACAGCAACATTCATGCCTAAGCCAGTAGTTGGCGATAACGGTTCTGGTATGCACGTTCACCAATCTATTTGGAAAAACGGCGAGAACTTGTTTGCTGGTAACGGCTACGCAGGTTTGTCAGAATTCGCATTGTTCTACATTGGCGGCATCATCAAGCACGCTAAGGCATTGAATGCGATTACTAACCCAGGTACAAACTCATACAAGCGTTTGGTTCCTGGCTTTGAGGCTCCTGTGAAGTTGGCCTACTCAGCACGTAACCGTTCTGCTTCTATCCGTATTCCGCACGTTCCAAGCCCTAAGGGTCGTCGTATCGAAACACGCTTCCCAGATCCATTGGCTAACCCATACCTCTGCTTCTCAGCATTGATGATGGCTGGTTTAGATGGTGTGCAGAACAAGATTCATCCGGGCGAAGCTGCTGACAAGAACTTGTATGACTTGCCACCAGAAGAAGATGCAAAGATCCCAACCGTTTGCGCAAGCTTGGAAGAGGCATTGGATGCGTTGAGGAAAGATCACGAGTTCTTGACTCGCGGTGGTGTATTCACTGAATCCATGATTGATGCATATATCAATTTGAAGATGGAAGATGTCACACGTTTCCGTATGACAACACATCCGATCGAATTTGATATGTACTACTCCCTGTAA
- a CDS encoding cytochrome D1 domain-containing protein, whose protein sequence is MYTFIKIRGFRILADFALLSLLVVNQHAFAQAANPAIPASSANQPKLAVILNSGEASVSLIDMTTRQVMKTVPVGKEPHHLMITPDQKTLLIANAAGNDVVLMNPTTGELTGKIPNIIDPYQIGYSPNHKWFIANGNRLDRVDIYAANGADLKLAKTVKLAKTPSHIAFTSDSKIAFITLQDSSELAAIDLETQNVLWVMPTGKVPAGLWMTPGDQYLLVGITGEDYVQVIDWKTRKEVKRIPTGKGAHNFRPLGDKKHVFVSNRIASTISLINMQTLEKVGDITGLPAGPDDMEITPDGKTLWVTFRFSKKVGVIDIPSMKLIAVIPVGKSPHGVFFTPRAGWE, encoded by the coding sequence ATGTATACATTTATCAAAATTAGAGGTTTTCGCATACTTGCGGACTTCGCGCTATTGTCTCTACTTGTAGTCAATCAGCACGCTTTTGCTCAGGCGGCTAATCCAGCAATTCCGGCATCTTCTGCAAATCAACCTAAATTGGCAGTGATTCTGAATTCTGGCGAAGCATCAGTCAGTTTGATTGACATGACAACGCGTCAAGTAATGAAAACGGTTCCGGTTGGGAAGGAGCCGCATCACTTGATGATTACGCCGGATCAAAAAACGTTATTGATTGCAAACGCCGCTGGCAATGATGTTGTTTTGATGAATCCCACTACTGGTGAATTGACTGGCAAGATTCCTAACATCATCGATCCATACCAAATTGGTTATTCACCTAATCACAAGTGGTTTATAGCAAATGGCAATCGCTTGGATCGTGTTGATATATACGCAGCCAACGGTGCTGATCTGAAATTAGCTAAGACTGTGAAATTAGCCAAGACACCTAGTCATATTGCTTTTACATCCGATAGCAAGATTGCATTTATCACGCTGCAGGATTCGAGTGAGCTTGCTGCGATTGATCTCGAGACACAAAATGTATTGTGGGTAATGCCTACAGGTAAAGTTCCGGCTGGTTTATGGATGACGCCAGGCGACCAATACCTGCTGGTGGGTATCACTGGCGAAGACTATGTACAAGTGATTGACTGGAAAACCCGTAAAGAAGTGAAGCGCATTCCAACAGGTAAAGGTGCACACAACTTCCGTCCTTTGGGGGACAAGAAACATGTATTTGTAAGTAACCGTATTGCTTCCACCATCAGCCTGATTAATATGCAAACCTTAGAGAAGGTGGGTGATATTACCGGTCTTCCAGCAGGTCCTGACGATATGGAAATTACCCCTGACGGTAAAACGCTCTGGGTCACTTTCCGCTTTTCGAAGAAGGTAGGTGTGATTGATATTCCTTCGATGAAGTTGATCGCTGTGATTCCAGTAGGCAAGTCTCCACATGGCGTGTTCTTTACTCCAAGGGCTGGATGGGAGTAA
- a CDS encoding molybdopterin-binding protein, translating into MKKVEIDEPKDAVAVAQRRFGLIVIGDEILSGRRQDKHMSKLIELLNERGLSLAWAKYVADDPEQITATLKESFASGDVVFSTGGIGATPDDHTRQCAALALGTKTELHPTAQELIAGRIQSMAEGDPMKADLNTPENQHRFKMGEFPIGSDIIPNPYNQIPGFRIREHHFVPGFPVMAAPMMAWCLDTHYKDLFHQENWAEQSFIVPKGIESTLTPLMERIEANFPGVKVFSLPSVGDASKGGVYAQRHIELGIKGNANLLESAWIALRTGTQELGYEIHDIS; encoded by the coding sequence ATGAAAAAAGTTGAAATTGATGAACCAAAAGATGCAGTAGCCGTGGCGCAGCGTCGCTTTGGTTTAATTGTTATTGGCGATGAAATCTTGTCAGGGCGTCGTCAAGACAAGCACATGAGCAAGTTGATTGAGCTTCTGAATGAGCGCGGTCTTAGTCTTGCTTGGGCTAAGTATGTTGCGGATGATCCTGAGCAAATTACTGCTACGCTGAAAGAAAGTTTTGCGAGCGGAGATGTCGTTTTTAGCACCGGTGGTATTGGCGCGACTCCAGATGATCACACACGTCAATGTGCAGCACTTGCACTTGGCACCAAAACCGAATTACATCCAACTGCACAAGAGCTCATCGCTGGGCGTATTCAGTCAATGGCAGAGGGCGATCCGATGAAGGCGGATTTAAACACTCCCGAGAATCAACATCGCTTCAAGATGGGGGAGTTCCCCATTGGCAGTGACATCATTCCCAATCCCTACAACCAGATACCTGGATTTCGAATTCGAGAGCATCACTTTGTTCCAGGTTTCCCGGTCATGGCTGCGCCGATGATGGCTTGGTGTTTGGATACTCACTACAAGGATCTCTTTCATCAAGAGAACTGGGCTGAGCAAAGTTTCATTGTGCCTAAGGGCATTGAATCAACCTTGACCCCCTTAATGGAGCGTATAGAGGCGAATTTTCCTGGGGTGAAGGTCTTTAGTCTGCCGTCGGTAGGGGATGCCTCAAAGGGCGGTGTATACGCCCAGCGCCACATTGAATTGGGCATTAAAGGCAACGCCAATCTTCTGGAAAGTGCTTGGATTGCCTTAAGAACGGGCACCCAAGAGCTGGGTTACGAAATCCACGATATCAGCTGA
- a CDS encoding sterol desaturase family protein produces MDFNTINSFVANIYASVQEFLFSNVVGPVLYQFDLMSWAEDVFDGIDWFLFGCIQIFLIIVVLRTWERLAPAEKQERFAKSTRADIFYTLFHRLGIFHGLIFVALSGFFFEIDSILHDFRFGRLNVESWWPGVSSIPMISFLIYLVLLDFVDYLYHRASHIFNWWWQLHALHHSQTVMTAWSDNRNHILDDIMRATFMAFFALLFGVSPGQFIMLIALSQFIQSWQHANIKVHLGSAKYFLISPMFHRMHHAVGYGHEAKGKPGVLGGCNFGILFPWWDMLFGTAVFPKEAYPTGVRGLSVSENIFAQQWQGLVRAIKEFKPKKTSGH; encoded by the coding sequence ATGGATTTCAACACTATTAACTCCTTTGTTGCGAACATTTACGCCAGTGTTCAGGAGTTTCTATTCTCCAATGTTGTAGGTCCGGTTCTGTATCAATTTGATCTGATGTCTTGGGCTGAGGATGTATTTGATGGCATTGATTGGTTTTTGTTTGGTTGTATTCAAATTTTCTTAATCATCGTTGTCCTCAGAACCTGGGAGCGACTTGCCCCAGCGGAAAAGCAGGAGCGCTTTGCAAAATCGACCAGGGCAGATATTTTCTATACGCTATTTCATCGCTTGGGGATTTTTCACGGGCTGATCTTTGTTGCATTATCTGGATTTTTCTTTGAGATCGATTCCATCTTGCATGATTTTCGCTTTGGTCGACTCAATGTCGAGTCGTGGTGGCCAGGGGTGAGCTCAATTCCGATGATCAGTTTCCTGATCTACTTGGTGCTGTTGGATTTCGTGGACTATCTTTACCACCGTGCTTCGCATATATTTAATTGGTGGTGGCAGTTGCATGCCTTGCATCATAGTCAAACGGTTATGACTGCTTGGTCTGACAATCGCAACCACATTCTTGATGACATCATGCGCGCCACTTTCATGGCTTTCTTTGCCTTGCTGTTTGGTGTATCACCAGGTCAGTTCATTATGTTGATTGCTCTAAGTCAATTTATTCAGAGTTGGCAGCATGCCAATATCAAGGTCCATTTAGGTTCAGCTAAATATTTCCTGATTTCTCCTATGTTTCATCGCATGCATCATGCGGTTGGGTATGGTCATGAGGCTAAAGGCAAGCCTGGTGTTCTAGGGGGTTGTAATTTTGGTATTTTGTTTCCATGGTGGGACATGCTTTTTGGAACTGCCGTATTTCCTAAAGAGGCCTATCCTACGGGTGTAAGAGGTTTATCGGTTTCGGAAAATATCTTCGCTCAACAATGGCAAGGTCTAGTCCGTGCTATCAAAGAATTTAAGCCTAAGAAGACTAGCGGTCATTAG
- a CDS encoding EI24 domain-containing protein, protein MVGLQQVFKSFGMALVGTMHPRILWLSLRPFLIVSVLWGCLIWLFWTPALEALSVFLTTSIFTSWIQEGLVWAGFDNARAWIAPLFFVMLIIPLITISLLVFIAFSTVPAIVKIAARQAHFQDLECKQGGGFFGSLMYSLWSALICLALVMLTLPVWWVPPLVAVLPPLLWGWLTMRLMSYDVLAKHASAEERDLLLEKYRWPLLCMGIASGMLGAVPTFFWATSALALVLFPIVSFIALWIYSLIFVFAALWFSYFLLDALKQLREDELDKALTVQSRVVDMELPHHR, encoded by the coding sequence ATGGTCGGATTGCAGCAGGTATTTAAATCTTTTGGAATGGCTTTGGTTGGAACTATGCACCCGCGCATACTCTGGCTAAGCTTAAGACCATTTCTGATTGTCTCTGTTTTATGGGGATGCCTTATTTGGCTCTTCTGGACGCCAGCACTGGAGGCTTTAAGCGTCTTCCTAACAACCTCTATCTTCACTAGTTGGATACAGGAGGGGCTCGTGTGGGCTGGCTTTGATAATGCCAGAGCGTGGATTGCGCCACTATTTTTTGTCATGCTGATCATTCCTTTAATTACGATTAGCTTATTGGTTTTTATTGCCTTCTCGACAGTGCCTGCAATTGTGAAGATTGCTGCGAGGCAAGCCCATTTTCAAGATCTTGAATGCAAGCAGGGCGGCGGCTTCTTTGGGAGTCTGATGTATAGCCTATGGTCTGCATTAATTTGTTTAGCTTTAGTCATGTTGACCTTGCCCGTTTGGTGGGTGCCCCCATTGGTGGCGGTATTGCCGCCATTGTTATGGGGTTGGCTAACCATGAGGTTGATGTCATACGATGTTCTTGCAAAACATGCGAGTGCTGAAGAGCGTGATCTTCTGCTTGAAAAATATCGCTGGCCATTACTCTGTATGGGGATTGCATCCGGAATGTTGGGCGCGGTGCCCACTTTCTTTTGGGCAACTTCTGCCTTGGCTTTGGTGCTGTTCCCGATCGTGAGCTTTATCGCGCTCTGGATTTATTCTCTAATCTTTGTGTTTGCTGCTTTATGGTTTAGCTACTTCTTGTTGGATGCCCTCAAGCAGTTGCGAGAAGACGAGCTGGACAAAGCGCTTACTGTGCAATCGCGTGTGGTTGATATGGAACTTCCGCATCATCGTTAA
- a CDS encoding polysaccharide deacetylase family protein, with translation MKCMSNKTFMCTAAALLLGCFSLGALAQSAECNKKVYLTFDTGNMSVAEKVAEILKRQNVKATFFLANEKTFRGDFSLDDSWKAYWQERVKEGHHFGSHTYDHTYFVKDGPKGEVFEKPQFGPKAGMTILYNEAAMCKEIRRVDQRFQELTEHPLQKIWRAPGGKTSPTLIRMGDMCGYQHIGWAPAGFLGDELNSDKYPNSSLLDKASRNLADGDITMAHLGIWSRKDPWAPAVLEQLIVNLKGRGFCFGLLPKNSANPSK, from the coding sequence ATGAAGTGCATGAGTAATAAAACTTTCATGTGTACTGCAGCCGCGCTTTTGCTCGGCTGTTTTTCATTAGGCGCCTTGGCTCAATCTGCTGAGTGCAACAAGAAGGTTTACCTCACTTTTGATACAGGCAATATGTCAGTAGCAGAAAAGGTTGCTGAGATTCTGAAGCGACAAAACGTCAAAGCCACTTTTTTCTTGGCGAATGAGAAAACCTTTCGTGGCGACTTTTCTTTAGATGATTCTTGGAAGGCCTATTGGCAAGAACGTGTTAAAGAAGGTCATCATTTTGGCAGTCATACCTATGACCATACGTATTTTGTGAAAGACGGTCCGAAGGGTGAAGTATTTGAAAAGCCTCAATTTGGTCCTAAGGCGGGTATGACCATTCTCTATAACGAAGCAGCGATGTGTAAAGAGATTCGCCGAGTGGATCAGCGGTTTCAGGAGCTTACCGAGCACCCGTTACAAAAGATTTGGCGTGCCCCAGGCGGTAAAACATCACCGACTTTGATTCGGATGGGGGATATGTGCGGCTATCAGCACATTGGTTGGGCCCCTGCTGGTTTCTTGGGGGATGAGCTAAATTCTGATAAATATCCCAACAGCAGTCTTTTGGATAAAGCGAGTCGCAATCTAGCGGATGGAGATATCACCATGGCCCACCTGGGTATTTGGTCTAGAAAAGACCCTTGGGCGCCAGCTGTTTTAGAGCAGCTTATTGTGAACTTGAAGGGGCGAGGGTTTTGCTTTGGACTGCTGCCCAAAAATTCCGCAAATCCGTCAAAATAA